From Plasmodium knowlesi strain H genome assembly, chromosome: 6, one genomic window encodes:
- a CDS encoding RNA-binding protein, putative yields MDSQTAISMDNAESNSHLFLSDEKKGFRHNFITPDYYHSRREDKFKFTHSHTYGHTYGHTYNHSWDNNYNHGYNHSRGLSHSHKQKDDVSPPLSGTDLKSVKNRFDSFAPPKSYNHIVNGENAKLCGNVETLLDVEHCEDDPRKGESKNFPKLHGTSLHSADHDSHVATHHHICHSGGYSENVGTMRSVDRRKREELPERGDHTAVGQGDEPVEKEQIFQRATLTQRSHDLSANGSIYTKEYKASNEKLRQNNMNSQIIKDIRTSKSNNNFRNIVITNVFLGNIPPSITEERIKNVLEVFGYIIHIEYKWSIDKWSYAFVYFVDEKCAINAVNILNQKRFFDNSPNHKLICFIVSKQIPNQNTLHYSKANFSLLKDGPPGANLFLYGIPLKWTELNLIQLVNKYGHVVGLRIPYINNEHDKKQGNRGFGFVSYDNKKSAIEAFEDLSKMYIHGKLLKVQLKNGEEHLLPPKLKSMYSASVGVNPNGNVNTHVSMNTNPDLTSNVSMNINPDVQVNQSSKVKDPNSTKTAQSLVSTADTLKTLNSVNYTDAPKKLRSNFPSSSSSANCSGSSQGANFLTGNNMMGELMCNDMDNQMQHVSTSGQNATVELLSNDAGNNTMSLGSSHGKLVKHFSDNYYNKYNTTNRRLNNYMHSFNNSKSIGNKAILPSTYPVEPLSALHKTSEVVDIFRGTGASSNTRLYYTQKGNSGNSFRGTLGSVRGCLISDENGSEPESASHIEYTGMSKYPHNMEDAALKVNRKKETTTYDYADDHFGHVLNERVDTNDRGADREDLYSWDMGQTFHIPTESNSRRINSKLYDHPNKIEGQNFPINDNPSGSYNCDPLEEDTHADKEEVAKLNHLKNKISVHQGKSMFCNPIVEGKTNVNMYSQFFANGTTGECSVNGEESGKWDGNWNGKWDGNWNGKWDGNWNGKWDGNWNGKWNSFAPLGDSLRSAKGKTQMTSENGNITSFLNHIWYENGQSGSSASCSPCTGYSGGYSSPYKDWQKKTNTGGSDEYSNFSCSGAKNHAVGAIGNKEKREVDTYTCNAEVEEALPAEEDKGDAQMNKSSRLFVNGNDWLYGEKECEEVNGASPNDENFYLSFDHEDLHDAVVGSGDSRGNAGSGGSMGSGNDTSNYCKNMQLFFSFLNTYANKNSLNIDDHISKENMKLYEILNPKVDKQSDKNLLEYSFMELLSKNRRSEVQCEQELESQLPNQLDKEEAQDESRKELHKYNTMPYLEEDYDQIMNYDPPDVLKTGHLSSSFYDRVIAYSANGNNGGDSGIGNDSSGSDEKRLCQEKGISEKSDELLNQYLSDLYVFNDYAGVNNCRRPMFNCEARNDGQADAKANTSANGNCNGNCNGNCNGNCNGNASANGEKMCWSTGNANPDIEGSATTGSSSSNSSSSSSTSCSSKVVSSTQDVACKRIPTYYQDSKRSANSGFKTSSAGKGS; encoded by the exons ATGGATTCGCAAACCGCAATTTCGATGGATAATGCTGAAAGTAACAGtcatttattcctttccgaTGAGAAAAAGGGATTTAGGCATAATTTTATCACCCCCGATTATTACCATAGCAGGAGGGAGGACAAATTTAAGTTCACGCACAGTCACACCTACGGTCATACGTATGGCCACACGTACAATCATAGCTGGGATAATAATTACAACCATGGTTACAATCATAGCCGCGGTCTTAGCCACAGCCACAAGCAGAAGGACGACGTTTCACCCCCTCTCAGCGGCACCGATTTGAAGAGCGTGAAAAACAGGTTCGACTCTTTCGCACCCCCCAAAAGTTACAATCACATTGTTAACGGAGAAAATGCAAAGCTCTGTGGCAACGTCGAGACTTTATTAGATGTGGAGCACTGTGAAGACGACCCGAGAAAGGGCGAATCCAAAAATTTTCCGAAGCTGCATGGCACCAGTTTACATAGCGCAGATCATGATTCGCATGTAGCTACTCACCATCATATATGCCACAGTGGGGGTTACTCCGAAAACGTGGGGACGATGAGGTCGGTGGACCGGAGGAAGCGAGAAGAGCTTCCAGAACGGGGAGATCATACTGCAGTGGGACAGGGAGATGAACCAGTGGAGAAGGAGCAAATCTTCCAAAGAGCAACCCTTACCCAGAGATCGCATGATCTCAGTGCCAACGGATCCATTTACACAAAAGAATACAAAGCGAGCAATGAAAAACTCAGACAAAATAATATGAATAGCCAAATTATTAAAGACATTAGAACAAGCAAATCAAATAATAATTTCAGAAACATAGTTATCACGAATGTCTTTTTGGGAAATATTCCACCGAGCATAACAGAGGAGAGGATAAAAAACGTGTTGGAAGTTTTTGGCTACATAATCCACATTGAGTACAAGTGGTCCATAGATAAATGGTCCTATGCTTTTGTCTACTTCGTTGATGAGAAGTGTGCAATAAATGCGGTAAACATTTTGAATCAGAAGAGATTTTTCGACAACTCTCCCAACCACAAATTGATATGCTTTATCGTGTCCAAGCAAATTCCTAACCAGAATACGCTTCACTACAGCAAGGCcaatttttccctcttgAAGGACGGTCCACCGG GCGCAAATCTTTTCCTGTACGGAATCCCCCTCAAGTGGACTGAACTGAACCTGATTCAGTTGGTTAACAAGTACGGCCATGTCGTGGGGCTCAGGATCCCATATATAAACAATGAGCATGACAAGAAGCAGGGGAATAGAGGCTTTGGATTTGTATCGTACGACAACAAGAAATCTGCCATTGAGGCGTTTGAGGATCTGTCGAAAATGTACATCCACGGGAAGCTACTCAAGGTGCAGTTGAAAAATGGCGAGGAGCATTTATTGCCGCCCAAGCTGAAGAGTATGTACAGCGCCAGTGTGGGAGTGAACCCCAACGGCAACGTGAATACCCATGTGAGCATGAACACCAACCCAGACCTCACCTCCAATGTGAGTATGAATATCAACCCAGATGTCCAGGTCAATCAGAGCAGCAAAGTGAAGGACCCGAACAGCACCAAAACGGCGCAGAGCCTTGTAAGCACCGCTGACACGCTGAAAACACTCAATTCGGTTAATTATACAGATGCACCGAAGAAATTGAGGAGTAACTTTCCTAGCAGTAGCAGCAGCGCCAACTGCAGCGGCAGCAGTCAGGGCGCCAACTTCCTGACTGGAAATAACATGATGGGTGAACTCATGTGTAACGATATGGACAACCAGATGCAACATGTGTCTACATCAGGCCAGAATGCCACAGTGGAGTTGTTATCAAATGACGCAGGTAACAACACCATGTCATTGGGGAGTTCACACGGAAAGTTGGTTAAACATTTTTCAGAcaattattataataaatataacaCGACAAACAGGAGACTGAATAATTACATGCACAGTTTTAACAATTCTAAAAGTATAGGAAACAAGGCGATTCTTCCTTCGACGTACCCAGTGGAACCGCTCAGCGCTTTACATAAGACGAGCGAAGTAGTGGATATTTTTCGAGGCACCGGTGCAAGTAGCAACACCCGTTTGTATTATACACAAAAGGGCAATAGTGGGAACTCCTTTAGGGGTACACTTGGAAGCGTCAGGGGATGCTTGATTAGTGATGAAAATGGAAGTGAGCCCGAGAGTGCAAGTCACATCGAATACACAGGAATGAGTAAGTACCCCCATAACATGGAAGATGCAGCATTGAAAGTgaatagaaagaaagaaactaCAACGTATGACTATGCAGATGATCATTTTGGCCACGTGCTTAATGAACGCGTTGATACAAACGATAGGGGGGCGGACAGAGAAGATCTCTACTCCTGGGACATGGGGCAAACGTTTCATATACCTACCGAATCAAATTCCAGAAGAATAAACAGTAAACTGTATGATCACCCGAACAAAATAGAAGGACAGAACTTTCCAATTAATGATAATCCGAGCGGTTCGTATAACTGTGATCCATTGGAGGAGGACACCCATGCCGACAAAGAGGAAGTAGCTAAATTGAATCATCTGAAGAACAAGATTTCTGTACATCAGGGGAAGAGCATGTTTTGCAATCCCATTGTTGAGGGAAAGACGAACGTGAACATGTACAGTCAGTTCTTTGCCAATGGCACAACGGGAGAGTGCAGCGTCAATGGGGAGGAGAGCGGAAAGTGGGACGGCAACTGGAATGGAAAGTGGGACGGGAATTGGAATGGGAAATGGGACGGGAATTGGAATGGGAAATGGGACGGGAATTGGAACGGGAAGTGGAACAGCTTTGCGCCCCTCGGGGACTCACTTAGAAGCGCGAAGGGTAAAACACAGATGACCAGCGAAAACGGGAATATAACATCCTTTCTAAATCATATCTGGTACGAAAATGGCCAGAGTGGCTCAAGTGCCTCCTGCAGCCCATGTACTGGTTACAGTGGTGGTTACAGTAGCCCTTATAAGGATTGGCAAAAGAAGACGAACACGGGAGGGTCAGACGAATATAGTAATTTCTCCTGCAGTGGTGCAAAAAACCATGCTGTTGGTGCTATTggaaacaaggaaaaaagggaagtggaCACTTACACATGTAATGCGGAAGTGGAAGAGGCCCTCCCTGCCGAGGAGGATAAGGGGGATgctcaaatgaacaaaagttCACGTCTATTTGTAAATGGAAACGATTGGCTGtatggggaaaaggaatgtgAAGAAGTGAACGGAGCAAGCCCAAATGACGAGAACTTTTATCTTAGTTTTGATCACGAGGATTTGCACGACGCGGTCGTTGGCAGTGGTGACAGCAGAGGGAACGCAGGAAGCGGTGGCAGTATGGGAAGTGGCAACGACACATCCAACTACTGCAAAAATATGCagctcttcttttccttcctaaacACATATGCAAATAAAAACTCGCTAAACATCGATGACCATATTAGCAAGGAAAACATGAAGCTGTACGAAATATTGAACCCAAAAGTTGACAAACAGTCGGACAAGAACCTTTTGGAATACTCTTTTATGGAGTTGCTCTCGAAGAATAGGAGAAGCGAGGTTCAGTGTGAGCAGGAGCTCGAGAGTCAGCTCCCAAATCAGTTGGATAAAGAAGAGGCACAGGACGAATCGAGGAAAGAACTCCACAAGTACAACACCATGCCCTACTTAGAGGAAGATTATGACCAGATAATGAATTATGACCCTCCCGATGTCCTCAAAACGGGCCATTTGAGTTCTAGTTTTTATGATCGTGTGATCGCCTATTCCGCGAATGGAAATAACGGGGGTGACAGCGGCATTGGCAACGACAGTAGTGGCAGTGATGAGAAGAGGCTGTGCCAGGAAAAAGGGATCTCAGAGAAAAGCGATGAACTTTTAAATCAATACCTGAGCGACCTGTACGTTTTCAATGATTATGCGGGTGTGAATAATTGTAGAAGACCCATGTTCAACTGTGAGGCGAGGAACGATGGGCAGGCGGATGCTAAAGCTAATACTAGTGCTAATGGTAATTGTAATGGTAATTGTAATGGTAATTGTAATGGTAATTGTAATGGTAATGCTAGTGCTAATGGTGAGAAGATGTGCTGGAGCACGGGTAACGCTAACCCGGACATTGAAGGCAGTGCCACCACCGGCAGCAGCAGCAGTaatagtagtagtagtagtagcaCGAGCTGCAGCAGCAAAGTCGTTTCGAGCACGCAGGATGTCGCTTGCAAGCGCATTCCAACGTACTACCAAGACAGTAAGAGGAGTGCGAATAGTGGGTTCAAGACGAGCAGTGCCGGAAAAGGTTCCTAG
- a CDS encoding methyltransferase, putative encodes MDVCPISRPHNKMYEIYYLNEQEEFEKSKENGEIHSSLILRNRCVNVEKKKKLIEENTYEGGYTIWECTWEMLKFLHREGIDFRSKNVLELGCGHGLVGIKVLMDEGNVVFQELNKEVINDVLLPNIRKNLNIKTKRKKLKDKKKCMKIHSQNINCTVINKPWNKLNKKIKKKKLNPFEFIIGNEILYRKKNYYHILKILKLNMAYNGKAYFGTKSYYFGFEDEGVGTNSFVDYVNNNEHFNFRARVVQTNSDKSVYSKDIIEVTFTDMGQLPCEMKEIYLEV; translated from the exons ATGGATGTATGCCCCATCTCCCGTCCGCATAACAAAATGTACGAGATTTACTACCTAAATGAACAGGAAGAATTCGAAAAGTCGAaagaaaatggggaaattcACAGTTCCTTGATTTTGAGAAACCGTTGTGTtaatgtggagaaaaaaaaaaagttgattGAGGAGAATACTTACGAGGGGGGATACACCATCTGGGAATGCACATGGGAAATGCTGAAATTTCTCCACAGAGAGGGGATCGACTTTAGGAGTAAGAATGTCCTGGAGCTAG GCTGTGGACACGGTCTTGTAGGCATAAAGGTCCTCATGGATGAAGGGAACGTCGTCTTCCAGGAACTGAACAAAGAAGTAATCAACGATGTGCTGCTACCCAacataagaaaaaacttGAACATAAaaacgaagagaaaaaaacttaaggataaaaaaaaatgcatgaaAATACACAGCCAAAACATCAATTGCACCGTTATCAATAAACCGTGGAACAAgctgaataaaaaaataaaaaagaaaaaattaaatccaTTTGAATTTATCATAGGAAACGAAATATTATAtagaaagaagaattattatcacattttaaaaattcttaAGTTGAACATGGCGTATAATGGAAAGGCGTACTTCGGTACCAAGTCATATTACTTTGGCTTTGAAGACGAGGGAGTTGGCACGAACAGCTTCGTTGATTATGTGAATAACAACGAGCACTTCAACTTTCGCGCTAGGGTTGTTCAGACCAATTCAGACAAGTCGGTGTATTCCAAGGACATCATAGAGGTGACCTTCACCGACATGGGCCAGTTGCCTTGCGAGatgaaagaaatatatcTGGAAGTCTAG
- a CDS encoding ZIP domain-containing protein, putative, protein MWLTIIIAFLIFIECVAVVYVPSYVENKMSKIKRNKFLNMENFENIASGAILALAFIHMLPEVITLLNKKNINLYYTFTLILVSVTFLNITDILYDHHVEHSFDINDTLESENQNNSIISLCEKKNDTNCVSYDINEIVDLEMTAVDDKKDKRKKFKNIFFFDVFRSNTFIIVLSLFIHSFIEGLLIGSLKDQKAIAIVGLSMLAHKWAECLIVYKNVVNKIENTLLANIYAWSFILSLPLGVFIAMFSFPSNEFVEIIFSSIACGFFLYLSFNMTKEIKITKSNKYLISFSYFLGVSGMSALMIIFNSFENANVV, encoded by the exons ATGTGGTTAACAATAATTATTGCTTTTCTTATCTTCATCGAATGTGTTGCAGTTGTGTATGTCCCGTCCTATGTAGAGAACAAAATgtccaaaataaaaagaaataaatttttaaacatggaaaattttgaaaatattgcAAGTG GTGCAATATTGGCCTTAGCTTTCATACATATGCTACCAGAAGTTATTACTTTATTAAACAAAAAGAATATTAATCTTTATTATACCTTCACTCTAATACTTGTATCAGTAacgtttttaaatataaCAGATATATTGTATGATCACCATGTAGAACACAGCTTTGATATTAATGACACACTAGAATCTGAAAATCAAAACAATTCTATTATAAGtttatgtgaaaaaaagaacgacaCAAACTGTGTGTCCTATGATATAAATGAAATAGTGGACTTGGAGATGACCGCAGTAGATgataaaaaagataaaaggaagaaattcaaaaatatctttttttttgatgtatTTAGATCAAACACTTTTATTATTGTTTTAAGTCTCTTTATCCATTCTTTCATAGAAG GTTTACTTATTGGGAGCTTAAAAGACCAGAAGGCCATTGCCATTGTGGGCCTTTCCATGTTAGCGCATAAATGGGCAGAATGCCTGATCGTGTACAAGAATGTCgtaaacaaaatagag aACACCCTTTTGGCGAACATATATGCGTGGTCCTTCATACTGTCCTTACCATTAGGAGTTTTTATTGCAATGTTTTCTTTCCCGTCAA ACGAGTTCGTGGAAATAATCTTCAGTTCAATTGCTTGTGGCTTCTTCTTATACCTATCCTTCAAC ATGACGAAGGAAATCAAGATAACTAAAAGTAACAAATATCTCATATCTTTTAGTTATTTCCTTGGAGTTAGTGGTATGTCAGCTTTGATGATAATATTTAACTCTTTCGAAAATGCCAATGTTGTTTAA
- a CDS encoding serine/arginine-rich splicing factor 4, putative, which yields MSYKSSRYSRISSCIYVGNLPGNVVEDEVYDLFSKYGRIKYIDVKKPRAPGVPYSFAFVHYFDSRDAEYAIDRRDGYKYDGVRLRVEYSGENRSYGKYRNKEEGTGPPVRTEHRIIISNLPESCKWQHLKDVMRQCGDVGYANVERGKGVVEFISRDDMLYAIEKFDGSEFKVYDDVTNIKVRRDRRGSSYMKRHREDHYSPRHKKRRRYSDESGSVSRNRSRSRKHNKYSNSPTKKNSKYDSGSENEGDNKDKSKYDKRSRSGSNNSSRSGDRNYKKKKNKHDNSSDRSSEYSEKGSGKNNSPSKSESRKRSLSEDDGSRSRKRSLSESGGGSKDRKRSLSLKRENSSSDEKKGERKRSNDMESESRRSSKSPNSNSPRENNAEKEKINDGKKKTVGKKTKRTTNTAKKTKNAKTNNDKTSKNEDSENVSNDGNKSDGEKSVDQENNKEENSGTNKNERTKKSAASEAKPKRGGGRRGRKKTTTEENVNDNASS from the exons ATGAGTTATAAATCCTCAAGATACAGCAGAATTTCTTCGTGCATATATGTGGGAAACTTACCAGGAAATGTCGTAGAGGATGAGGTCTACGATTTATTTTCCAAG TATGGACGTATAAAATATATCGATGTAAAAAAGCCCAGAGCTCCAGGCGTACCCTATTCGTTTGCCTTCGTTCATTATTTCGATTCCAG AGATGCAGAGTACGCCATAGATAGAAGAGATGGTTATAAGTATGATGGCGTTCGTTTGCGTGTTGAATATTCAGGAGAAAACAGAAG cTATGGAAAGTATAGAAACAAAGAAGAGGGAACTGGCCCCCCTGTAAGAACGGAACATCGAATTATTATAAGTAATTTACCAGAGAGTTGCAAATGGCAGCATTTAAAAGATGTCATGAGACAGTGTGGTGATGTAGGATATGCTAACGTTGAGCGTGGTAAAGGTGTAGTGGAATTTATCAGCCGTGATGATATGCTATATGCAATTGAAAAATTTGATGGCTCAGAATTTAAAGTTTATGACGATGTTACAAATATTAAAGTTAGAAGAGATAGAAGAGGTTCGTCTTACATGAAAAGACACCGAGAAGATCATTATAGTCCCAGACATAAAAAGAGGCGCAGATATAGTGATGAATCAGGATCAGTCTCAAGAAATAGATCTAGATCTAGGAAGCACAACAAATATAGCAACTCAcccacgaaaaaaaatagtaaataCGACTCTGGAAGTGAAAACGAAGGTGATAATAAAGACAAAAGCAAATATGATAAAAGAAGCAGAAGTGGATCGAATAATTCTTCTAGAAGTGGTGATagaaattacaaaaagaaaaaaaataaacatgaCAATTCAAGTGATAGATCAAGTGAATATAGCGAAAagggaagtggaaaaaataatagccCTAGCAAAAGTGAAAGTAGGAAAAGAAGCTTAAGTGAAGATGATGGAAGTAGGagtagaaaaagaagtttgaGCGAAAGTGGTGGTGGAAGCAAAGATAGGAAGAGGAGTTTAAGtctgaaaagagaaaatagctcgagtgatgaaaaaaaaggagaaagaaaaagaagcaatGATATGGAAAGTGAATCTAGAAGGAGTTCTAAATCTCCTAACAGTAACTCACCTAGAGAAAATAAcgcagaaaaggaaaagatcaacgacggaaaaaaaaaaacagttggaaaaaaaacaaaaagaacaacaaacACTGCTAAGAAAACGAAGAATGCAAAGACAAATAATGATAAAACAAGCAAAAATGAGGATTCTGAAAATGTTTCCAATGATGGAAATAAAAGTGATGGGGAGAAATCTGTAGACcaggaaaataataaagaagaaaattctggtacaaataaaaatgaaagaacaaaaaaatcaGCGGCATCAGAGGCTAAGcctaaaagggggggaggaagaagaggaagaaaaaaaactaccacagaagaaaatgtaaatgacAATGCCAGTAGCTAA
- a CDS encoding citrate synthase, mitochondrial, putative, with translation MITIQGITSRYTRCSTCRDTVPMGRCRLETIFRRKWEKRKYHEKICMNNKERKVGNEKKGFFSCSNVQMTSAVRMKGVNTNTAMHFSSDSKNESNLYLDNYAKIKKYINSIDNDESVIMTILKEKTFDCIQKTREKLKAIMHTYPNTPISICTPNNVIGGLRNTITLITDTSILEKRKGILFRGRTVDKILKDFPKWDKNCEYPMAEAMLWYLLTKEIPAVDDLKLFSRELYCRAKKMPSFVFEFIDSIPTFTHPMSQLVSTVSFLESLSLFKIKYSEGILKKDYWKYILEDAVSLIAQIQVVGAYIFKRSFIDNNIKKGEGMNLDIDFDWSANFAKLIGFENKEVKDLLRLYFLLHSDHEGGNASAHVSHLIGSTLGNPYLCFSGCAIALSGPLHGLANQECLKFLLDIKKQLEGNELTYGFIEKYAKDFLNSGRVIPGYGHAVLRVPDPRFLALRNFALAHFPNDPIVQILEMCYKVIPGILSATGKVKNPYPNVDCYSGSLLHHYGIKYPEYYTVLFALSRAIGVMAQLVLSRGLMYPLERPKSVDVHNLRKICEKNYVKIEEFE, from the coding sequence ATGATAACAATCCAAGGCATCACAAGCCGGTACACACGATGTAGCACATGTCGTGACACAGTGCCAATGGGAAGATGCAGACTGGAGACCATATTCAGGCGTAAatgggaaaagagaaaatatcatgagaaaatatgtatgaataataaggaacgaaaagtaggaaatgagaaaaaagggtTTTTCAGTTGTTCCAATGTTCAAATGACATCGGCTGTAAGAATGAAGGGGGTGAATACAAACACCGCCATGCACTTCTCAAGTGATAGTAAAAATGAATCAAATTTGTACTTAGATAATTAtgccaaaataaaaaaatatatcaacaGCATCGATAACGATGAATCAGTTATTATGACAattttgaaggagaaaacgtTTGATTGTATACAGAAGACgcgagaaaaattaaaagcaaTTATGCACACGTACCCAAACACCCCCATCTCGATTTGTACCCCAAATAATGTTATAGGGGGTCTGAGAAACACCATTACGTTAATCACCGATACGtctattttggaaaaaaggaaaggaattttATTTAGAGGGAGAACTGtagataaaattttaaaagatttTCCAAAGTGGGATAAAAACTGTGAATACCCCATGGCAGAAGCTATGCTTTGGTATTTATTAACAAAAGAAATACCAGCAGTTGATGACTTGAAGCTTTTCTCAAGGGAGTTATACTGTAGAGCTAAAAAAATGCCATCATTCGTTTTTGAATTTATAGATAGCATTCCTACATTCACACATCCAATGAGTCAGTTAGTGTCTACCGTTTCGTTTCTCGAATCTTTGTCcttatttaaaataaaatattctgaaggcatattaaaaaaggattaCTGGAAATATATTCTGGAAGACGCTGTTTCTTTAATTGCACAAATCCAAGTTGTgggtgcatatatttttaagagGTCTTTTATagataataatataaaaaagggggaagggatGAACTTGGATATTGATTTTGATTGGTCAGctaattttgcaaaattaataggctttgaaaataaagaagtaAAGGATTTGTTAAGACTATACTTTCTTCTACATAGTGATCacgaggggggaaatgcaaGTGCCCATGTATCTCATTTGATTGGAAGTACCTTAGGAAATCCTTACTTGTGTTTTTCTGGATGTGCTATTGCCTTATCAGGGCCTTTACACGGATTAGCTAATCAAGAATGTTTGAAATTCCTGTTggacataaaaaaacaactcGAAGGTAATGAACTAACTTATGGATTCATTGAAAAGTATGCCAAAGATTTTCTCAATTCTGGAAGAGTTATCCCTGGATATGGCCATGCTGTGCTGAGAGTCCCTGATCCTCGTTTCTTGGCCCTTCGAAATTTTGCCTTAGCACATTTTCCAAATGATCCCATAGTACAAATATTAGAAATGTGCTATAAAGTAATACCAGGAATTCTGTCTGCCACTGGGAAGGTCAAAAATCCGTACCCAAATGTCGATTGCTATAGTGGTTCTCTCCTGCACCATTACGGTATTAAATACCCTGAATATTACACTGTCCTCTTTGCGCTTTCTAGAGCCATCGGAGTTATGGCTCAGTTGGTACTATCTAGGGGATTAATGTACCCATTAGAACGGCCGAAATCGGTGGACGTGCACAATTTGAGGAAAATATGCGAAAAGAATTATGTTAAAATTGAAGAATTCGAGTAG